The following proteins come from a genomic window of Campylobacter concisus:
- a CDS encoding sodium-dependent transporter gives MAKEQFSKIGYVLAVAGSAVGLGNAWKFPYMVGENGGSAFVILYLLITFLVGIPIFMAELSIGKLSESDSVNAFRKLANKNKNLWQLVGILAMVTAAIISSYYIVIIGWVFKYFSLSFTGLPNDIESSKVIFNELLTHGLGEQTLYFVIAFVACFFILSKGVKSGIEKLNVWMMPSLFIMVLIMLIFSMTMNGFTKSAEFLLVPDFSKISFNSLLLALGLAFWTLSLGMAAIITYSASLSDDTNLATSTLSIVFINIVLAIMMGLVIFTFIFEFGAEPSQGPGLVFISLPTLFAKLGVIGQILAIAFFAALIFAGITSAISIVEPFVFFLIREYGINRIKALSIVGAGVFVLGFLCLLSNIENVGDKFMLFGKNFFDFLDFTASNVLLPISGIGGAIFVGYFMKREALYVLFSPYMSDFVFSAWYFLLRYVAPVCVFIIMINKLFF, from the coding sequence ATGGCAAAAGAACAGTTTTCTAAAATAGGTTATGTTTTAGCAGTTGCAGGGTCAGCTGTTGGACTTGGCAATGCATGGAAATTTCCATATATGGTTGGTGAAAATGGTGGATCGGCATTTGTTATTTTATATCTTTTGATAACGTTTTTAGTTGGCATACCTATCTTTATGGCAGAGCTAAGTATCGGCAAACTTAGTGAGAGCGATAGTGTAAATGCCTTTAGAAAGTTGGCGAATAAAAATAAAAATTTATGGCAGCTGGTTGGAATTTTAGCTATGGTAACCGCAGCCATAATCTCATCTTATTATATTGTGATCATCGGCTGGGTCTTTAAGTATTTCAGCCTATCTTTTACCGGTCTTCCAAACGATATAGAAAGTTCAAAAGTAATATTTAATGAGCTTCTTACGCATGGTCTTGGCGAGCAGACACTTTATTTTGTTATAGCATTTGTAGCTTGCTTTTTTATCCTTTCAAAAGGTGTGAAAAGTGGTATTGAAAAGCTAAATGTTTGGATGATGCCAAGCCTATTTATCATGGTTTTAATCATGCTTATCTTTTCTATGACAATGAATGGTTTTACAAAATCGGCTGAGTTTTTACTTGTTCCCGACTTTAGCAAAATTTCATTTAACTCGCTTTTGCTTGCTCTTGGTCTTGCTTTCTGGACACTATCTCTTGGTATGGCAGCGATCATTACATATTCAGCTAGCCTAAGCGATGATACAAATTTAGCCACTTCTACGCTAAGTATCGTCTTTATAAATATCGTCTTAGCCATCATGATGGGTCTTGTTATCTTTACATTTATATTTGAATTTGGTGCCGAGCCGTCTCAAGGACCAGGACTTGTCTTTATCTCGCTTCCAACGCTCTTTGCTAAGCTTGGCGTGATAGGTCAAATTTTAGCTATAGCATTTTTTGCTGCGCTTATCTTTGCTGGCATTACTTCAGCCATCTCTATCGTAGAGCCGTTTGTATTTTTCTTGATCAGAGAGTATGGCATTAACAGGATAAAAGCTCTTAGTATAGTTGGAGCTGGTGTTTTTGTTTTAGGATTTTTATGTCTTTTATCAAATATAGAAAATGTTGGCGACAAATTTATGCTCTTTGGTAAAAATTTCTTTGATTTTCTTGACTTTACCGCTTCAAATGTTCTGCTTCCAATTAGTGGTATTGGTGGAGCGATATTTGTTGGATATTTTATGAAAAGAGAGGCACTTTATGTGCTATTTAGTCCATATATGAGCGACTTTGTATTTAGTGCATGGTATTTTTTATTAAGATATGTGGCACCAGTTTGCGTATTTATCATCATGATAAATAAATTGTTTTTTTAA
- a CDS encoding TRAP transporter small permease subunit, whose translation MQKVEKFFDKVGDIVGYICMFIMALMIIDVFFNVVARYFFSYGNVAFQELEWHFFAVIFLLGMSYALKEDAHVRVDIFYAKFSPKNKALINMIGTVIFVIPFALLVSNLSFEFVSDAYTSAEASADPGGLTHRWIIKALIPFSFYLLVFFAIGFFIRNFNLYKKAKKGE comes from the coding sequence ATGCAAAAAGTTGAGAAATTTTTTGATAAGGTCGGCGATATAGTCGGCTATATTTGCATGTTTATTATGGCTTTGATGATAATAGATGTCTTTTTTAACGTTGTGGCAAGATATTTTTTCTCTTACGGTAATGTCGCATTTCAGGAGCTTGAGTGGCATTTTTTTGCTGTAATATTTTTACTTGGCATGAGCTATGCATTAAAAGAAGATGCACACGTTAGAGTTGATATCTTTTATGCTAAATTTTCACCAAAAAATAAAGCTCTTATAAATATGATAGGAACTGTTATTTTTGTAATCCCATTTGCACTTCTGGTTTCAAATTTATCATTTGAATTTGTGAGTGATGCTTATACTTCAGCTGAAGCTAGTGCAGATCCAGGCGGTCTTACTCACAGATGGATCATAAAAGCACTTATCCCTTTTTCTTTTTATCTGCTTGTATTTTTTGCGATTGGCTTTTTTATAAGAAATTTTAATCTTTACAAAAAAGCTAAAAAGGGGGAATAA
- a CDS encoding TRAP transporter large permease codes for MAGLIMFIAALLMLGIGFPVAFTFGAVSMIFGMIGSIVESIGDGDGLLGSIEVFKDMFNFMPYRIFSIMESRIFIAVPLFVFMGVVLQKSKLAERLLESMGMLFGEIRGGIAISTILVGALLAASTGVVGASVVAMGVISLPVMLKYKYDQALGCGTICAAGTLGQIIPPSIVLIILGDIFSVPVGELFHQAIIPGLTLVAVYIIYILIVAYLKPDTAPVVKDESGVSKFKQIMRALIAIFPPLLLVICVLGSIFAGIATPTESSAFGCVGAIILAIFYRTFSFSMIKEALAESVKTTALVFAILVGATAFSMVFSYTGGDEIVEKFMTNLPGEKWGFIIFSMVVIFVLGFFIDFVEISYIVLPILVPIAAKLGINPIYLAILVAMNLQTSFLTPPFGFSLFFLRSVAPAEIKTTAIYKGVVPYIFIQLAVLVFFCVFLMELKPMLDASHGGLLNFLLSLFK; via the coding sequence ATGGCTGGTTTGATAATGTTTATAGCTGCACTTTTGATGCTAGGCATTGGCTTTCCAGTAGCCTTTACCTTTGGTGCGGTTTCGATGATATTTGGCATGATTGGTAGTATTGTTGAGAGTATTGGAGACGGAGACGGGCTGCTTGGAAGTATCGAAGTCTTCAAAGATATGTTTAACTTCATGCCTTATAGAATTTTCTCTATCATGGAGAGTAGAATTTTTATAGCAGTTCCACTTTTTGTCTTTATGGGCGTTGTGCTTCAAAAGTCAAAACTAGCTGAGAGGCTACTTGAGAGTATGGGTATGCTTTTTGGAGAAATTCGCGGAGGTATTGCTATTAGCACTATCTTGGTTGGAGCACTTCTTGCAGCTTCAACTGGTGTTGTTGGTGCAAGTGTCGTTGCGATGGGCGTTATAAGCTTGCCTGTTATGTTAAAGTATAAATACGACCAAGCGCTAGGTTGTGGCACTATATGTGCCGCTGGTACGCTTGGACAGATCATTCCACCTTCTATTGTGCTGATTATCTTGGGTGATATATTTTCAGTGCCAGTTGGTGAGCTTTTTCATCAAGCCATCATACCAGGACTCACACTTGTAGCAGTTTATATTATTTATATTTTGATTGTTGCTTATTTGAAACCAGATACTGCACCGGTAGTAAAAGATGAGAGCGGTGTTAGTAAATTTAAGCAGATCATGAGAGCACTAATTGCTATCTTTCCGCCGCTTTTACTTGTTATTTGTGTATTGGGCTCTATATTTGCAGGTATCGCTACACCAACTGAAAGTTCAGCTTTTGGCTGCGTTGGAGCCATTATTTTAGCTATTTTTTATAGGACATTTTCATTTTCTATGATAAAAGAGGCATTGGCAGAAAGCGTAAAAACCACAGCTCTAGTCTTTGCCATACTTGTTGGTGCGACAGCCTTTTCTATGGTATTTAGTTATACTGGTGGAGATGAGATTGTTGAAAAATTTATGACAAATTTACCAGGTGAGAAGTGGGGCTTTATCATTTTTAGCATGGTTGTCATCTTTGTGCTTGGCTTTTTTATCGACTTTGTTGAAATTTCATATATTGTGCTTCCTATCTTGGTACCAATAGCCGCAAAGCTTGGTATAAATCCAATTTATCTAGCAATCTTAGTTGCAATGAATTTGCAAACTTCATTCCTGACACCACCATTTGGTTTTAGCTTATTTTTCCTAAGGTCAGTCGCACCAGCTGAGATAAAAACGACTGCTATTTATAAAGGCGTTGTGCCTTATATTTTTATTCAGCTTGCTGTACTTGTATTTTTCTGCGTCTTTCTAATGGAATTAAAGCCAATGCTTGATGCGAGCCACGGCGGATTATTAAACTTCTTACTCTCACTTTTTAAATGA
- a CDS encoding biotin/lipoyl-containing protein, whose product MAKKFIDVMDTTFRDGFQSVYGARVLMNDFLPALEAAKEAGIEHFEFGGGARFQSLYFYLNEDAFTMMDKIRSIVGPKANLQTLSRGVNTVTLDTGSRELIDLHAKLFKKHGTTTIRNFDALNDVENLKYSGERIAHHGLKHEVVVTMMDLPNGCVGAHDVKFYEKILREILDANIPYHSVCFKDASGTSSPQKVYETIKMARKLLPEKTHIRLHTHETAGVSVACYLAALEAGIDGIDLAASPVSGGTSQPDILTMLHAVKGKNYDLGGLDVEKILKYESVLNDCLKEYFLPPEAVQVSPLIPFSPMPGGALTANTQMMRDNNILDKFPEVILAMREVVQKGGYGTSVTPVSQFYFQQAFNNVMFGKWKKIAEGYGKMVLGYFGKTPVTPDKEIIKLASEQLGLKPTTKHAVDIADKDESKSLAHVKEILKQNNIKTTEENIFIAAACKEKGIAFLKGEAKVNVRKIDPNAKANECRQTQSGRYSVVVNGSRYNVEVSEGFNDSIQVKSITEVEGKSVKNAKSAAAGITANDIVASLPGAVHKILVSPGDQVKKGQAVVVLEAMKMEIEVKAPKDGVIGSIEVSKGQSVANNQVVAKFK is encoded by the coding sequence ATGGCGAAGAAATTTATCGATGTTATGGATACGACCTTTAGAGATGGCTTTCAGTCAGTTTATGGCGCTAGAGTGCTTATGAACGACTTTTTGCCCGCGCTTGAAGCAGCCAAAGAGGCTGGCATAGAGCATTTTGAATTTGGTGGCGGAGCGAGATTTCAAAGCCTTTATTTTTACCTAAATGAAGATGCTTTTACGATGATGGATAAAATTAGAAGCATCGTAGGACCAAAAGCAAATCTTCAAACCCTAAGCAGGGGCGTAAATACCGTAACACTTGATACTGGTAGTCGTGAGCTAATCGACCTTCACGCAAAGCTTTTCAAAAAACACGGAACCACCACCATTAGAAATTTTGACGCACTAAATGACGTTGAAAATTTAAAATATTCAGGCGAGAGAATAGCTCATCATGGACTAAAACATGAGGTCGTCGTTACTATGATGGATCTACCAAATGGCTGTGTGGGGGCTCATGATGTTAAATTTTATGAGAAAATTTTAAGAGAAATTTTAGATGCAAACATCCCTTATCACAGCGTTTGCTTTAAAGATGCAAGTGGCACAAGCAGCCCACAAAAGGTCTATGAAACCATAAAAATGGCTAGAAAACTACTACCAGAAAAAACTCATATCAGACTTCACACTCATGAAACCGCAGGCGTAAGTGTTGCTTGCTATCTTGCAGCGCTTGAGGCTGGCATTGATGGCATAGATCTAGCCGCAAGCCCAGTAAGTGGTGGTACAAGTCAACCAGATATCTTAACTATGCTTCATGCAGTAAAAGGCAAAAACTACGATCTTGGCGGACTTGACGTGGAGAAAATTTTAAAATACGAAAGCGTTTTGAATGACTGCTTAAAAGAGTATTTCTTGCCACCTGAGGCCGTGCAAGTAAGCCCACTCATACCATTTTCACCGATGCCTGGTGGCGCACTTACTGCAAATACCCAGATGATGAGAGATAACAACATCTTAGATAAATTTCCAGAGGTCATCCTTGCGATGCGTGAAGTGGTGCAAAAGGGTGGATACGGTACTTCAGTAACCCCTGTTAGCCAGTTTTACTTCCAACAAGCATTTAATAATGTAATGTTTGGCAAGTGGAAAAAGATTGCAGAGGGCTACGGTAAAATGGTGCTTGGCTACTTTGGCAAGACACCAGTTACGCCTGATAAAGAGATCATCAAGCTTGCAAGTGAGCAACTAGGCTTAAAACCAACTACAAAACACGCAGTTGATATAGCTGATAAAGATGAGAGTAAGTCGCTTGCTCACGTAAAAGAAATTCTAAAGCAAAACAATATAAAAACTACCGAAGAAAATATATTTATAGCAGCAGCTTGTAAAGAAAAGGGTATCGCATTCTTAAAAGGCGAAGCCAAAGTAAATGTAAGAAAGATCGATCCAAACGCTAAGGCAAATGAATGCAGACAAACTCAAAGTGGCAGATATAGTGTCGTTGTAAATGGTAGCCGCTACAATGTCGAAGTAAGCGAAGGCTTTAACGATAGCATCCAAGTAAAATCGATCACTGAAGTTGAAGGCAAGAGCGTAAAAAATGCTAAAAGTGCAGCAGCAGGCATAACAGCAAATGATATCGTTGCTAGCTTGCCAGGCGCTGTGCATAAAATTTTAGTAAGTCCTGGCGATCAAGTCAAAAAAGGGCAAGCTGTAGTCGTGCTTGAGGCGATGAAGATGGAGATAGAGGTCAAAGCCCCAAAAGATGGTGTGATAGGCTCTATTGAGGTTAGCAAAGGTCAAAGTGTCGCGAACAATCAAGTGGTGGCTAAATTTAAATAA